A genome region from Gigantopelta aegis isolate Gae_Host chromosome 3, Gae_host_genome, whole genome shotgun sequence includes the following:
- the LOC121369427 gene encoding big defensin-like: MRSMVISLVCVAVLLVGPACARVLLQKAHDDDEHLEKRYVWAAVPLYYGARWALGRLAAAGARAAAGAAAAYLASRRHSKACYNNGGWCRSSCFSHERILAGWGSFCGGGYQCCVGR; encoded by the exons ATGAGGAGCATGGTTATCTCTCTCGTGTGTGTGGCGGTTCTGTTGGTGGGTCCAGCGTGTGCCAGAGTCCTGCTGCAGAAGGCACATGACGATGATGAACATCTCGAGAAGCGCTATGTATGGGCCGCAGTTCCACTGTATTATGGAGCTCGCTGGGCGCTTGGGCGTCTGGCTGCAGCAGGGGCAAGAGCAGCAGCAGGAGCAGCAGCCGCATACTTGGCTAGCAGACGTC ACAGCAAAGCATGCTACAACAACGGTGGTTGGTGCCGATCGTCCTGCTTTTCACACGAGAGAATTCTGGCTGGCTGGGGGTCCTTCTGTGGCGGCGGATATCAGTGCTGTGTCGGTAGATAG